The following proteins are co-located in the Solea senegalensis isolate Sse05_10M unplaced genomic scaffold, IFAPA_SoseM_1 scf7180000012903, whole genome shotgun sequence genome:
- the LOC122760052 gene encoding NHL repeat-containing protein 3-like, translating to MLKKKRGHACLVATSMGSFVLLMMVLYGTFGTQPGSSNSSSPRREYQLLGRPLYKLELSWPKNPELFTGDVFAVAVDQYAGVVYVAQRGDIIPKVLVFTTDGDFLMPWNTTTLEMPHGMFIADAASSNPTVWITDVGNGQYGHCIKQYSPSGNLLQVLGTPGKAGSGLNPLQFDQPAEIFIHSSGEMYIVDGDGGMNNRLIKLSKEQEVLWMHGEKGQGMAQFYIPHSVTVDNSQRVWVADRGNKRIQVFNSVTGEWLGTWGSCFTEDAPYSVRLTPDKKYFVVVQLNTNQISLLDAPPVGLIGQCRVVSVIQLAEEVKPHLVDLDVKTGALYVAEIGAQQAQKFIPFSLDGSFL from the exons ATGTTGAAGAAAAAGCGAGGTCACGCGTGTTTGGTGGCCACCAGTATGGGCTCGTTTGTGTTGTTAATGATGGTGCTGTACGGTACCTTTGGCACGCAGCCCGGCAGCAGCAACTCCTCCAGCCCGAGACGCGAGTACCAGCTGCTGGGCAGACCTCTGTACAAACTGGAGCTGAGCTGGCCAAAGAACCCGGAACTCTTCACGGGGGACGTGTTTGCTGTGGCCGTGGACCAGTATGCTGGGGTCGTGTATGTGGCCCAGAGAG GCGACATTATTCCCAAGGTGCTGGTGTTCACCACTGATGGAGATTTCCTAATGCCCTGGAACACAACCACCCTGGAGATGCCTCATGGGATGTTTATAGCTGATGCAGCCTCATCAAACCCCACTGTGTGGATCACAGATGTGGGGAATGGCCAATATGGCCACTGCATTAAACAGTACTCACCATCTGGGAACCTCCTTCAG GTGCTTGGTACACCAGGGAAGGCAGGCTCTGGGTTAAACCCTCTGCAGTTTGACCAGCCAGCTGagattttcattcacagctcCGGGGAAATGTATATCGTGGATGGTGACGGTGGAATGAACAACCGCCTCATCAAGCTTTCTAAAGAGCAGGAGGTGTTGTGGATGCATGGGGAGAAAGGCCAAGGCATGGCTCAGTTCTACATCCCCCACAGTGTGACTGTGGACAACTCCCAGAGGGTGTGGGTGGCCGACCGAGGCAATAAAAGGATCCAGGTCTTTAACTCCGTCACTGGGGAGTGGCTTGGAACTTGGGGGAGCTGCTTCACCGAGGACGCGCCCTACTCTGTTCGCCTGACTCCAGACAAGAAGTATTTTGTCGTTGTCCAGCTCAACACCAATCAGATATCACTGTTGGATGCACCTCCAGTGGGTTTAATTGGCCAGTGTAGAGTGGTCAGTGTGATCCAGCTGGCTGAGGAAGTGAAGCCCCACCTGGTGGACCTGGACGTAAAGACTGGGGCTCTGTATGTGGCTGAGATCGGAGCCCAGCAGGCTCAGAAATTCATCCCTTTCAGTCTGGATGGAAGTTTCCTTTAG